From a single Ascaphus truei isolate aAscTru1 chromosome 2, aAscTru1.hap1, whole genome shotgun sequence genomic region:
- the LOC142488646 gene encoding uncharacterized protein LOC142488646, with translation MEQVSSPGSASSTLLEEHHGDEDDEYDEDDATEETEIQSCDHEEVPIETVVPPNRPSTSTYDAIVASEGKIVDAENRRHSDMMTVLERMIGLQEETVSQLAHLHRVFIEVPKQLQKINTSFEALVVQQTQANYWRMTNVPQFNTSQPGSVHAGQFSPHSSDIHSPGPNVTGQVADIAVQVPDDILPLPSVQIQQQTPTKEATKTKQDTHETDQPSLVQCLPTCSHVSLGTSPVREQSLPKSPVGESLPKSPVGESLPKSPVGESLPKSPVGESLPKSPVGESLAKSPVGESLATSPVGEQSLATSPAREVPEATQSGSVVPKVGGKRKRKIQETTSRPVTRSQKEQKKKML, from the exons atggaacaagtgtcttcacctgggtcagccagctcaacactactagaag aacatcatggtgatgaggatgatgagtatgatgaggatgacgccacagaagagactgaaatacaatcatgtgaccatgaagaggtgccaatagaaactgttgtaccgccaaatcgtccatcaacttccacatacgatgcaattgtagcttcagagggaaaaatagtggacgcagaaaatcgtcgccattcagacatgatgacagtgctggaaaggatgattggactgcaggaagaaacagtatcacaattggcacatctccacagagtcttcattgaagtgcctaaacagttgcaaaaaatcaacacctcattcgaagcattagttgttcagcaaacacaagctaattactggagaatgactaatgtaccacaattcaacacctcccagccaggatctgttcatgcaggtcagttttcaccacattcatctgatattcattcaccaggcccaaatgttaccggtcaagtagcagacattgctgtgcaggttcctgatgacatcctaccgctgccatctgtacaaattcagcagcagacacctacaaaggaggcgacaaaaacaaaacaagacacacatgaaacagaccaaccatcacttgtgcagtgtctaccaacttgctcacatgtgtcactgggcacaagccctgtccgtgaacagtcactacccaaaagccctgtaggtgagtcgctgcccaaaagccctgtaggtgaatcgctgcccaaaagccctgtaggtgaatcgctgcccaaaagccctgtaggtgaatcactgcccaaaagccctgtaggtgagtcactggccaaaagccctgtaggtgagtcactggccacaagccccgtaggtgaacagtcactggccacaagccctgcccgtgaagtgccagaggccactcaaagtggctctgttgtgcctaaagttggtggcaaaagaaaaaggaaaattcaagagacaacaagcaggcctgttactcgctcgcaaaaggaacaaaaaaaaaaaatgttataa